The Ziziphus jujuba cultivar Dongzao chromosome 5, ASM3175591v1 genome segment GCATCGACTGTCTTCATGGGTCTGGGTCGGAGGCAGCAACCATTGCAACTGGGTTGGAGTTGCCTGCGACGAGTCCAGAAGTGTGACCCATCTCAATCTTCCAAGCACCAGTTTGAACGGTACGCTTCAAAATCTCAGCTTCTCATCCTTTCCCAACATCATTAGCATCAATTTGTCACAAAACCACCTTTATGGAGATATACCCCTTGGCCTTTACAACCTCTCCAAACTCATAAATCTTGACTTGTCAAACAACCGTCTCTCCGGGTTTCTTTCCCGAACCGTTGCAAGTCTTTCTATTATCTCAACTTTCAACGTAAGTGGCAATGGGCTCTCTGGCTCCATTCCTCATGAAATAGGAAAGATGAAGTCTTTGACAGAACTTGATTTACGAGCTAACAACCTCACAGGTCCCATTCCTTCTTCTATTGGAAATTTGACCAATATCGTTCGACTTTACCTTCATCTTAATTCTCTTTCTGGACATATTCCGCCAGAAATCGGAAACTTGGGAAAGTTATTCGATGTTTGGCTTTCTAAAAATGAACTTTCTGGAGAAATTCCTAGAGAAATTGGAAACATGAGAAACATAGGATTCCTTGCCCTTGATACCAACAACCTCTATGGTTCGCTTCCAGCTTCCCTAGGAAACTTGACCAACTTAGTTGGTATTTACATTTATGACAATAGACTTTCTGGGCATATTCCTAGAGAAATTGGAAACTTAACAAATTTGAGCTATCTTGAACTTCTGAGCAACCAATTTTCTGGAAACATTCCTAGAGAAATTGGAATTTTGAAAAAGTTGAGCATTCTTATGCTTCCACAGAACCAACTTTCTGGAAATATTCCAAGAGAAATCGGATATTTGAGCAACTTAGAATGTCTTGACCTTGCTACTAATAATCTCTCTGGCTCACTTCCTGCTTCCATTGGAAACCTGACTAATCTTAAAAGGCTCTTTTTGACATATAACCAACTCAATGGTTCTCTTCCCTTAGAAATGAATGAACTTACCAATTTAACAAGTTTGAAATTATCTTATAATAATTTCAGTGGCCAATTGCCCCAACAAATATGTGGTGCTGGATCACTTGAGAATTTTACCATCGCTGGGAACCATTTTACGGGCCCAGTCCCAAAAAGCCTGAAAAACTGCAGCAGCCTTTTTAGAGTTAGGCTACAAGGAAACCAACTGACAGGAAATTTAATTGAAGATTTCGGTATTTACCCACACTTGAACTACATTGATTTGAGTGGTAATAAATTTCATGGAGAGCTTTCACCAAAGTGGGGGCAGTGCCACAATCTGACATATCTTAACATCTCTAACAACAAAATTTCAGGCTCCATATCGCCTGCGCTTGGGGAGGCAACTCGTCTGCAAGGGCTTGATCTCTCCTCAAATCATCTCTCCGGAAAGATTCCAGAGGAGCTGGGAAACTTGAAGTTGTTGCTCAAACTAATCCTTAGTGATAACCAATTATACGGTGAAATTCCTTCTAGATTTGGAATGCTAGCTGATCTACAGAAACTCAACCTTGCAATAAACAATCTAAATGGCTCGATTCCAAAAGAACTTGGAGGGTGCTTcaatttattagagttgaatttgGGAAAAAACAAACTTGCGGGAAGTGTTCCTTTTGAGATTGCTAGTATGTACGCTCTCGAAATCCTTGATCTCAGTTCAAATTTGCTGACCGGAGAGATACCACCACCGTTTGGACAAATGAAACGTTTAGAAACTTTGAATCTCTCCCACAATTTCCTTTCTAGTTCCATTCCTGTTTTTGATGAAATGTCAAGCTTGATATCGGTTGATATGTCCTACAACCAGCTGGAGGGACCTATTCCTAATTCCAAAGCCTTTCGAGAGGCACCATTTGAAGCATTCAGAAGTAACAAAGGTTTGTGTGGCAATACTGCAGGTTTAAAGCCTTGCCCAAAAataactcaaaatcttcaaggTAGAAAGGTCAATAAAGTCATTATAGTGCTCCCTCTTTCGTGTTGTCTACTTTTTCTATCTATCATTTACGGATTTTTATACATTCGACATAGAAGAGCGAGGAAAATTGAAAATAGTCCCTATCCTCAAACACAAAATGAGAATCTATTTGCAATATGGAGCTATGACGGAAAAATAGTGTATCAGGACATCATCGAAGCAACGGAGGAATTCGACTCCAA includes the following:
- the LOC107420816 gene encoding MDIS1-interacting receptor like kinase 2-like codes for the protein MRSTVNECGPDSVKIEGLSIIVVMASLFANPMPKKILLLILFAFYMCLLGLSSSGYFKTVSFVVAAAKNDKTTQGKEAEALMKWKLSLDNQSQHRLSSWVWVGGSNHCNWVGVACDESRSVTHLNLPSTSLNGTLQNLSFSSFPNIISINLSQNHLYGDIPLGLYNLSKLINLDLSNNRLSGFLSRTVASLSIISTFNVSGNGLSGSIPHEIGKMKSLTELDLRANNLTGPIPSSIGNLTNIVRLYLHLNSLSGHIPPEIGNLGKLFDVWLSKNELSGEIPREIGNMRNIGFLALDTNNLYGSLPASLGNLTNLVGIYIYDNRLSGHIPREIGNLTNLSYLELLSNQFSGNIPREIGILKKLSILMLPQNQLSGNIPREIGYLSNLECLDLATNNLSGSLPASIGNLTNLKRLFLTYNQLNGSLPLEMNELTNLTSLKLSYNNFSGQLPQQICGAGSLENFTIAGNHFTGPVPKSLKNCSSLFRVRLQGNQLTGNLIEDFGIYPHLNYIDLSGNKFHGELSPKWGQCHNLTYLNISNNKISGSISPALGEATRLQGLDLSSNHLSGKIPEELGNLKLLLKLILSDNQLYGEIPSRFGMLADLQKLNLAINNLNGSIPKELGGCFNLLELNLGKNKLAGSVPFEIASMYALEILDLSSNLLTGEIPPPFGQMKRLETLNLSHNFLSSSIPVFDEMSSLISVDMSYNQLEGPIPNSKAFREAPFEAFRSNKGLCGNTAGLKPCPKITQNLQGRKVNKVIIVLPLSCCLLFLSIIYGFLYIRHRRARKIENSPYPQTQNENLFAIWSYDGKIVYQDIIEATEEFDSKYCVGEGGYGSVYKAELSSGQVVAVKKLQTNVDGGMSHLKAFTSEIHALTKIQHRNIVKLYGFCSHPRHSFLVYEFLEGGSVRDVLSNEEKARSFEWRKRVNVLKGVANALSYMHHDCSPPIIHQDISSQNILLNEQYDEVRVSDFGTARILKTESSNWTSFAVTFGYAAPELAYTMEVNQKSDVYSFGVVTLEILMGKHPGDLISSISSTPSSSSSQHGEVSLVDILDQRILAPTHDDEVAGEVASLAKIALACLNGCAQCRPTMKEISQELMLTRKLHLSKVPLHLITLPASSI